A single region of the Pontimicrobium sp. SW4 genome encodes:
- a CDS encoding alpha/beta hydrolase produces MTHALKKEGNYSYIEVGEGTPIIILHGLMGGLSNFDGVTDFFSQNGYKIVIPELPIYTMSLLKTNVKSFAKYLKDFIDFKGYKEVILLGNSLGGHIGLYHTKLYHEKVKALVITGSSGLYESAMGGGYTKRSDYEVIKKKAQDVFYDPAVATKEIVDEVYATVNDRNKLIKTLAIAKSAIRHNMAKDLPKMHTPTCIIWGKNDNVTPPEVAVEFNDLLPDSDLFWIDKCGHAAMMEHPNTFNKLLFDWLKKREF; encoded by the coding sequence ATGACTCACGCTTTAAAAAAGGAAGGCAATTATAGCTATATTGAAGTAGGAGAAGGCACTCCAATTATCATTTTACACGGATTAATGGGTGGCTTAAGTAATTTTGATGGCGTTACAGATTTTTTTAGTCAAAATGGCTATAAAATTGTAATTCCTGAACTTCCAATTTATACCATGTCATTACTCAAAACCAACGTTAAGAGTTTTGCAAAATATTTAAAAGACTTTATTGATTTTAAAGGTTATAAAGAAGTAATACTACTAGGAAACTCTTTAGGTGGACATATTGGTTTATATCACACCAAACTTTATCACGAAAAAGTAAAAGCTCTGGTTATTACTGGGAGCTCTGGATTGTACGAAAGTGCAATGGGAGGCGGCTATACTAAACGTAGTGACTATGAGGTTATTAAGAAAAAGGCGCAAGATGTTTTTTATGATCCTGCCGTTGCAACTAAAGAAATTGTTGACGAAGTTTACGCTACAGTAAATGATAGAAATAAACTTATAAAAACACTAGCTATTGCTAAAAGTGCTATACGACATAACATGGCAAAAGATTTGCCAAAAATGCATACACCAACCTGCATTATTTGGGGTAAAAACGATAATGTAACTCCACCTGAAGTTGCTGTAGAATTTAATGATTTACTACCAGATTCTGATTTGTTTTGGATTGATAAATGTGGGCATGCAGCAATGATGGAACATCCAAACACTTTTAACAAACTTCTTTTTGATTGGTTAAAGAAAAGAGAATTTTAA
- the mraZ gene encoding division/cell wall cluster transcriptional repressor MraZ: MNSLIGTYECKIDSKGRLMLPSAFKKQLSSVMQNGFVLKRAVFQSCIELYPMDKWEVLMQKINKLNRFKKKNNDFIRRFTAGVKFIELDASGRLLVAKDLIAFAGMSKDIVVTSVGDILEIWDKDNYEKAIDDAVVDFADLAEDVMGQDEDGIS; the protein is encoded by the coding sequence TTGAATTCACTCATTGGAACATACGAATGTAAGATTGACTCTAAAGGGAGATTGATGTTGCCATCGGCTTTTAAGAAGCAGTTGTCTTCAGTGATGCAAAATGGTTTTGTCTTGAAACGTGCTGTTTTTCAATCTTGTATAGAGTTGTATCCAATGGATAAATGGGAGGTTTTAATGCAAAAGATTAATAAGTTGAATCGTTTTAAGAAGAAGAACAATGATTTCATTCGTCGTTTTACAGCAGGAGTGAAGTTTATTGAATTAGATGCTTCAGGAAGATTATTAGTGGCGAAAGATTTAATTGCCTTCGCAGGTATGTCAAAAGACATTGTGGTGACTTCGGTAGGAGATATATTGGAAATTTGGGATAAGGATAATTACGAAAAGGCTATTGATGATGCTGTTGTGGATTTTGCTGATCTAGCTGAAGATGTTATGGGACAAGATGAAGATGGAATATCATAA
- the rsmH gene encoding 16S rRNA (cytosine(1402)-N(4))-methyltransferase RsmH: MEYHNPVLLKETVDGLNIKEDGVYVDVTFGGGGHSREILKRLGEKGKLIAFDQDQDALLNTIVDSRFTLINENFRYLKRFLRFHGVKKVDGILADFGVSSHQFDEADRGFSIRFDAKLDMRMNQQDQLSAFHVINEYDESALRKMFWEYGELRQSPALARTIVAEREEGHIETTEQLKSVLKKYLPPRKENKILAQIYQAIRIEVNQEIEALKEFLTQVPELLNPEGRLSFISYHSLEDRLVKRFVRSGMFEGEPEKDVFGNFEVPLKRIGKLIIPSQEEIKVNNRARSAKLRIAERNNNN; this comes from the coding sequence ATGGAATATCATAACCCAGTTTTACTTAAAGAAACAGTTGACGGTTTAAATATTAAAGAAGATGGTGTTTATGTAGACGTCACTTTTGGAGGAGGAGGACATAGTCGTGAAATTTTAAAACGTTTAGGAGAAAAAGGTAAGTTAATAGCATTTGATCAAGATCAAGACGCTCTTTTAAATACAATAGTTGATAGCAGATTTACGCTTATAAATGAAAACTTCAGATATCTTAAGAGATTTCTGAGGTTTCATGGCGTAAAGAAGGTGGATGGAATTTTAGCCGATTTTGGTGTGTCTTCTCATCAATTTGATGAGGCGGATCGTGGTTTCTCAATTCGATTTGATGCAAAGTTAGATATGAGAATGAACCAACAAGATCAATTATCAGCATTTCATGTTATTAACGAATATGACGAAAGTGCATTAAGAAAAATGTTCTGGGAATATGGTGAGTTAAGACAATCGCCAGCATTGGCAAGGACAATTGTTGCTGAAAGAGAAGAAGGACACATCGAAACAACAGAGCAATTAAAAAGCGTATTAAAAAAGTATTTACCACCAAGAAAAGAAAACAAGATTCTAGCCCAAATCTATCAAGCTATAAGGATAGAAGTGAATCAAGAAATTGAAGCATTAAAGGAATTTTTAACACAAGTTCCAGAATTATTAAACCCAGAAGGGCGTTTAAGTTTTATATCCTATCATTCGCTTGAAGATAGGTTGGTAAAGCGATTTGTTAGAAGTGGTATGTTTGAAGGAGAGCCAGAGAAAGATGTATTTGGAAATTTTGAGGTGCCTTTAAAACGAATTGGAAAACTCATTATTCCTTCGCAAGAAGAAATAAAAGTAAATAATAGAGCAAGAAGTGCTAAACTAAGAATAGCAGAAAGAAATAATAACAACTAA
- a CDS encoding FtsL-like putative cell division protein, with amino-acid sequence MVKKKFHNVLKGTFLVSDDSFKNWRMIIFLSFLAIVMIASSHSADKKVHEIARLGEEVKEYRSAFIDGRSTLMKLKMESRIREKLAAREVLPSIEPPKKIKVKSQN; translated from the coding sequence ATGGTAAAAAAGAAATTTCATAATGTTTTAAAAGGCACCTTTTTGGTAAGCGATGATTCTTTTAAAAATTGGAGAATGATCATCTTTTTGTCATTCCTAGCAATTGTAATGATTGCAAGTTCACATAGTGCTGATAAAAAAGTACATGAAATAGCCCGACTTGGAGAAGAGGTTAAGGAGTACCGTTCGGCCTTTATAGATGGTCGTTCCACATTAATGAAGTTGAAAATGGAATCAAGAATTAGAGAAAAATTAGCAGCTAGAGAAGTGTTGCCTTCCATAGAGCCACCAAAAAAGATAAAAGTTAAATCACAAAATTAA
- a CDS encoding penicillin-binding protein, protein MFIFALLVVFKLINIQFVQGEQYRGLAEKRALKTVEIPANRGNVYSADGSLLATSVPKYDIRIDAITPSAKNFKKYLKPLCDSLAKFHGKTSGYYQKAIAKARQDKNRYFLLARNLGYSDYLKFRNFPLLKLGAFKGGLIVEQTTKREHPMGGIAERTIGYEKWDDQGNVTRPGIDGAFGEQYLRGTNGRRLKQQIGKGQWKPVSDANEVEPQDGYDVYTTIDVNIQDIAHHALLEQLEKYKADHGTVVVMETKTGEIKAISNLGRSKEGNYYERLNYAVGESHEPGSTFKLMALAVALDDKVIDTSTVVDTENGILTFYGEKVRDSKNGGYGKISVAKAFEVSSNTGIVKAIHNSYKDNPKKFVDGLYDMNLQNTLDLPIIGEGKPIIPDPRIKNDRWSGIALEWMAYGYGVSFTPLQTLAFYNAIANDGEMVRPRFLKEVKEYGNTIETFDKEVINKQICSKETVNKLQKLLTNVVEKKHGTGNGLYTENFSMAGKTGTCQKDYVDKDKLNYISTFAGYFPVENPEYSCIVVIHEPDKEVGYYGADVSGPVFKKIAQKIYTDTPIIDAVENLEEKHVAVDKSYEAYFDVAKTYKTIMPNLKGMPAMDALVLLENMGMKVRMQGTGKVVKQSVTSGVKLKPKQTIILELS, encoded by the coding sequence ATGTTTATCTTCGCTCTTCTAGTTGTGTTCAAGTTAATCAATATTCAATTTGTACAAGGGGAGCAGTATAGAGGTTTAGCTGAAAAAAGAGCTTTAAAAACAGTTGAGATACCAGCTAATAGAGGAAATGTGTATTCAGCTGATGGTAGTTTATTGGCAACTTCAGTTCCTAAATATGATATTCGTATTGATGCTATAACACCTTCAGCTAAAAACTTCAAGAAATATTTAAAACCTTTGTGTGATTCGTTAGCAAAGTTTCATGGAAAAACATCAGGGTATTACCAGAAAGCTATTGCAAAAGCTAGACAAGATAAGAATAGGTATTTTCTCTTGGCTCGAAATCTTGGATATTCAGATTATTTAAAATTTAGAAATTTTCCATTACTCAAATTAGGAGCTTTTAAAGGAGGATTGATTGTTGAGCAAACCACAAAACGGGAGCATCCAATGGGAGGGATAGCTGAACGTACTATTGGGTACGAAAAATGGGATGATCAGGGTAATGTAACGCGCCCAGGAATAGATGGTGCCTTTGGAGAGCAATATTTACGAGGCACAAATGGTAGAAGATTAAAACAGCAAATTGGTAAAGGCCAATGGAAACCTGTAAGTGATGCTAACGAGGTTGAGCCACAAGATGGGTATGATGTGTACACGACTATTGATGTAAATATTCAAGATATAGCTCATCATGCTTTATTAGAGCAGCTAGAAAAGTATAAAGCAGATCATGGTACAGTAGTGGTTATGGAAACGAAAACAGGTGAGATTAAAGCTATATCAAATTTAGGAAGGAGTAAAGAAGGAAATTATTACGAACGTTTGAATTATGCTGTTGGCGAATCACATGAACCAGGATCGACATTTAAGTTAATGGCGTTAGCTGTTGCTTTAGATGATAAGGTAATTGATACATCAACAGTAGTTGATACTGAGAATGGAATATTAACATTTTATGGGGAAAAGGTTAGAGATTCTAAAAACGGAGGTTATGGTAAGATTTCTGTAGCTAAAGCGTTTGAAGTGTCATCAAATACAGGAATTGTAAAGGCAATTCATAATAGCTATAAAGATAATCCTAAGAAATTTGTCGATGGATTATACGATATGAATCTTCAAAACACTCTAGATCTACCAATAATTGGTGAGGGTAAGCCTATAATTCCTGATCCTAGAATTAAAAATGATAGATGGAGTGGTATTGCCTTAGAATGGATGGCTTATGGATATGGAGTGTCTTTTACGCCTTTACAAACATTAGCATTTTATAACGCAATTGCTAATGATGGCGAAATGGTACGACCTAGATTTCTTAAAGAAGTAAAAGAGTACGGTAATACTATTGAAACGTTTGATAAAGAAGTTATCAATAAGCAAATATGCTCTAAAGAAACAGTTAATAAATTACAAAAGCTTTTGACTAATGTCGTTGAAAAGAAACATGGAACTGGTAATGGTTTGTATACTGAAAACTTTTCAATGGCTGGAAAAACTGGCACCTGCCAAAAGGATTATGTTGATAAGGATAAGCTGAATTACATCTCAACATTTGCAGGTTATTTTCCAGTTGAAAATCCTGAGTATTCATGCATAGTGGTAATTCATGAACCAGATAAAGAGGTAGGTTATTACGGAGCAGATGTGTCTGGACCTGTATTCAAAAAAATAGCTCAAAAAATATATACAGACACACCAATTATTGATGCTGTTGAAAATTTAGAAGAAAAACATGTTGCAGTAGACAAAAGTTATGAGGCATACTTCGATGTGGCTAAAACCTATAAAACAATCATGCCAAATTTAAAAGGAATGCCAGCAATGGATGCACTTGTACTACTTGAGAATATGGGAATGAAAGTGCGAATGCAGGGTACTGGAAAAGTAGTAAAACAATCTGTTACATCTGGAGTGAAATTAAAACCAAAGCAAACCATAATCTTAGAATTATCGTGA
- a CDS encoding UDP-N-acetylmuramoyl-L-alanyl-D-glutamate--2,6-diaminopimelate ligase: protein MIELKNILYKVTLDAVVGDTSVSINEIQFDSRKVSKNDAFVAIKGTLVDGHDFIEQVIEKGVNTIICEQIPDITIEGVTYVKVDNTSKALAIMASNYYGVPSENLRLIGVTGTNGKTTIASLLYQLFKKAGYKVGLLSTVKVLVDEKEYHATHTTPDSLTINKYLSEMNDEGVEFCFMEVSSHGIHQSRTEGLCFEGGIFTNLTHDHLDYHETFAEYRDVKKSFFDNLPKSAFSLVNVDDKNGSVMLQNTASKKYTYALKSYADYRAQILENQLNGLFLKINDNEIWTKLIGNFNAYNLLAIYGTADLLGLESVEVLRLMSELDSVSGRFQYLISDEKITAIVDYAHTPDALKNVLETINSIRTKNENLITVVGCGGDRDKTKRPKMAHIASALSDKVIFTSDNPRTENPEEIIKDMEVGVQPQNFKKTMSIVDRNQAIKTACQLANTNDIILIAGKGHETYQEINGVRTNFDDYKIVEELLKQLQK, encoded by the coding sequence GTGATAGAATTAAAAAACATATTGTATAAAGTTACTCTCGATGCTGTTGTGGGTGACACAAGTGTGTCTATTAATGAGATTCAATTTGATTCTAGAAAAGTATCTAAAAATGATGCATTTGTAGCGATAAAAGGAACTTTGGTAGATGGTCACGATTTTATTGAACAAGTCATAGAGAAAGGAGTAAATACTATTATTTGCGAACAGATTCCTGATATTACTATAGAAGGTGTAACCTATGTTAAGGTAGATAATACATCTAAAGCATTGGCAATAATGGCGTCCAATTATTATGGAGTGCCTTCAGAAAATTTAAGATTAATTGGTGTTACTGGAACCAATGGTAAAACAACTATTGCGTCTTTATTGTATCAGCTTTTTAAGAAAGCTGGTTATAAGGTTGGATTGTTATCGACAGTTAAAGTTTTAGTTGACGAAAAAGAATATCATGCAACACATACCACTCCAGATTCATTAACTATAAATAAGTATTTAAGTGAAATGAATGATGAGGGTGTTGAATTTTGCTTCATGGAAGTAAGTTCTCATGGGATACATCAATCACGTACCGAAGGGCTTTGTTTTGAAGGCGGAATTTTCACAAATCTTACGCACGATCATTTAGATTATCATGAAACATTCGCGGAATATCGAGATGTGAAAAAATCATTCTTCGATAATCTTCCAAAATCTGCATTTTCATTAGTGAATGTTGATGATAAGAACGGTTCGGTAATGCTACAAAATACAGCTTCCAAAAAGTATACTTATGCTTTAAAAAGCTATGCTGATTATAGAGCGCAAATATTGGAGAACCAATTGAATGGCTTGTTTTTAAAAATTAACGATAATGAGATTTGGACTAAATTAATAGGGAACTTTAACGCTTATAATTTATTAGCCATTTATGGGACTGCAGATTTATTGGGTTTAGAGAGTGTTGAGGTATTACGTTTAATGAGTGAATTGGATAGTGTTAGTGGAAGATTTCAATATTTAATTTCTGATGAAAAAATCACTGCTATTGTAGATTATGCGCATACACCAGATGCTTTAAAAAATGTGCTAGAGACTATTAATAGTATTCGCACTAAAAACGAAAACCTTATTACTGTAGTTGGTTGTGGAGGAGACAGAGATAAGACCAAGCGCCCAAAAATGGCACATATAGCATCGGCTTTAAGTGATAAAGTCATTTTTACAAGCGATAACCCACGAACTGAAAATCCTGAAGAAATTATTAAAGACATGGAAGTTGGTGTTCAACCTCAAAACTTCAAAAAAACAATGTCGATAGTAGATAGAAATCAAGCCATTAAAACAGCTTGCCAACTAGCTAATACAAATGATATTATTCTAATAGCGGGTAAAGGACATGAGACGTATCAAGAAATAAATGGTGTAAGAACCAATTTTGATGATTATAAAATAGTAGAAGAACTTTTAAAACAATTGCAAAAATAG
- the mraY gene encoding phospho-N-acetylmuramoyl-pentapeptide-transferase, whose translation MLYYLFEYLEKEFQFPGASLFGYLSFRAAIAIILSLLISTIYGKRIIRFLQKKQVGETVRDLGLDGQAEKAGTPTMGGIIIIFATLIPVLLLAKLNNIYIILLLITTVWMGIIGFIDDYIKKFKNNKEGLKGRFKILGQVGLGIIVGATLYFNNDVTIKEKLPIAQQQELLAENPSISQAKLFEDEIKSTKTTIPFVKGNEFDYTSLITWISPSLKPYAWIIFILAAIFIITAVSNGANLTDGIDGLAAGTSAIIVLTLGIFAWVSGNIIFSDYLNIMYIPRVEEITIYIAAFVGALIGFLWYNTYPAQVFMGDTGSLTIGGIIAVIAIAVRKEWLIPLLCGIFLAENLSVVMQVSYFKYTKKKFGEGKRIFKMSPLHHHYQKSGYHESKIVTRFWIVGILLAILSIVTLKIR comes from the coding sequence ATGCTGTATTACTTATTTGAATATTTAGAAAAAGAATTTCAGTTTCCAGGAGCTTCCTTGTTTGGGTATTTGTCTTTTAGGGCAGCTATAGCAATTATTTTGTCATTGTTAATTTCTACTATTTATGGTAAGCGCATCATTAGATTTTTGCAAAAAAAGCAAGTTGGAGAAACTGTTAGGGATTTAGGTCTTGATGGACAAGCTGAAAAGGCTGGAACACCAACAATGGGAGGCATAATTATTATTTTCGCAACCCTTATCCCAGTACTGTTATTAGCAAAGCTGAACAATATTTATATCATCTTGTTATTAATTACCACAGTATGGATGGGGATTATTGGGTTTATTGATGATTATATTAAAAAATTCAAAAATAATAAAGAAGGGCTTAAAGGACGATTTAAAATACTAGGTCAAGTAGGCCTTGGAATTATCGTAGGGGCTACTTTATATTTTAATAATGATGTTACCATTAAGGAAAAATTACCTATTGCTCAACAACAAGAATTGCTTGCTGAAAACCCTAGTATATCTCAGGCAAAATTATTTGAAGATGAAATAAAATCAACTAAAACAACCATTCCTTTTGTAAAAGGAAATGAGTTTGATTACACTAGTTTAATAACTTGGATAAGTCCAAGCTTAAAACCATACGCTTGGATAATTTTTATTCTTGCGGCAATTTTTATAATAACAGCAGTATCAAATGGAGCAAATTTAACCGATGGTATTGATGGGCTTGCAGCAGGAACATCAGCAATTATAGTCTTAACATTAGGGATTTTTGCTTGGGTCTCAGGTAATATTATTTTCTCGGATTATCTCAACATTATGTACATACCTCGTGTTGAAGAAATTACCATTTACATTGCTGCGTTTGTTGGAGCACTTATAGGTTTTTTATGGTACAACACCTACCCAGCACAAGTGTTTATGGGTGATACAGGAAGCTTAACAATTGGCGGAATTATAGCTGTAATTGCTATTGCAGTTCGTAAAGAATGGCTTATTCCATTATTGTGTGGCATCTTTTTGGCTGAAAATTTATCGGTTGTAATGCAAGTAAGTTATTTCAAATACACAAAGAAAAAGTTTGGTGAAGGAAAGCGGATTTTTAAAATGTCGCCTTTGCATCATCATTATCAAAAATCAGGATATCATGAAAGCAAAATTGTAACACGATTTTGGATTGTTGGTATTCTGTTAGCTATCCTTTCAATAGTGACCTTGAAAATTCGCTAA
- the murD gene encoding UDP-N-acetylmuramoyl-L-alanine--D-glutamate ligase — MKRLVILGAGESGVGTALLGKEKGYEVFVSDKGKIKKKYKEVLIHNEIEWEEEKHTESKILNANVVMKSPGIPDKVALVQKLIASNISVISEIEFASQFTNANSIGITGSNGKTTTTMWIHHILKQGGLKVAMAGNIGDSFAKQVLNTSHEHFVLELSSFQLDGIKTFKPHIAIITNISPDHLDRYDYKFENYITSKFRIAMNQTKDDYLIYDADDEEITNYLKSHPVQSTLLPFSLIKKLEQGAYLEDNNIKITIDNSQTIMPTANLALEGKHNIKNAMAASTVAHLLKIRSHTLRESLENFQGAEHRLENVLRINKVQYINDSKATNVNATYFALESMEAPTVWIVGGVDKGNDYKQLFPFVNEKVKAIICLGADNKKLYEAFGNMVEVIVETQFMSEAVKIAYKIAEAGDNVLLSPACASFDLFENYEDRGRQFKNAVRKL; from the coding sequence ATGAAAAGGCTGGTAATATTAGGAGCAGGAGAAAGCGGTGTTGGAACAGCACTATTGGGAAAGGAAAAAGGATATGAAGTGTTTGTTTCTGATAAGGGGAAAATTAAAAAAAAATATAAAGAAGTTCTTATACATAATGAGATTGAATGGGAAGAGGAAAAGCATACAGAATCTAAGATTTTAAATGCTAATGTCGTAATGAAAAGCCCTGGAATTCCAGATAAGGTTGCTTTAGTTCAAAAGTTAATAGCTAGTAACATTTCAGTTATTTCTGAAATTGAATTCGCTTCGCAATTTACTAATGCTAATAGCATTGGAATTACTGGAAGTAATGGCAAAACAACTACGACTATGTGGATACATCATATCCTTAAACAAGGTGGTTTAAAAGTAGCTATGGCAGGGAATATAGGTGATAGTTTTGCAAAGCAAGTGTTAAATACAAGCCATGAGCATTTTGTACTTGAGCTTAGTAGTTTTCAACTGGATGGAATAAAAACATTTAAACCGCACATTGCTATTATTACAAACATTTCTCCAGACCATTTAGATAGATATGATTACAAGTTTGAAAACTATATCACTTCTAAGTTTAGAATAGCGATGAATCAAACAAAAGATGATTACTTGATTTATGATGCCGATGATGAAGAGATTACAAACTATTTAAAATCACATCCAGTTCAATCAACATTATTGCCATTTTCATTAATAAAGAAACTGGAACAAGGAGCTTATTTAGAAGATAACAATATAAAAATAACAATTGATAATAGCCAAACAATTATGCCAACAGCAAACTTAGCTTTAGAGGGAAAACACAATATTAAAAATGCAATGGCAGCCTCAACGGTTGCACATTTGTTGAAAATTAGAAGCCATACGTTACGTGAAAGTCTAGAGAATTTTCAAGGCGCAGAACATCGCTTAGAAAATGTATTGCGTATTAATAAAGTACAATACATAAACGATTCAAAAGCTACAAATGTTAATGCTACATATTTTGCTTTAGAGAGCATGGAAGCACCAACAGTTTGGATTGTTGGAGGTGTAGATAAAGGGAATGATTATAAGCAACTTTTTCCTTTTGTAAATGAAAAAGTAAAAGCCATCATTTGTTTGGGTGCTGATAATAAGAAACTTTATGAGGCATTTGGAAATATGGTTGAAGTAATTGTTGAAACTCAATTTATGAGTGAAGCTGTGAAAATTGCCTATAAAATAGCCGAAGCTGGAGATAATGTATTATTGTCACCAGCATGTGCAAGTTTCGATTTATTTGAGAATTATGAAGATAGAGGACGCCAATTTAAAAATGCTGTAAGAAAACTATAA
- a CDS encoding FtsW/RodA/SpoVE family cell cycle protein encodes MQLVFNNLKGDRLIWAIAALLAIFSFLPVYSAASNLAYISGDGNTFNYFVKHFVHLFLGFAIMYGVHKVPYRYFRGLSMVMIPVVLVLLAATMFQPETSESLTNAKRWIKMPIVGFTFQPSTLASVVLMVYVARYLSKIKDKTVTFKETILPLWFPVFLVLILILPANFSTTAIIFTMIIALAFMGGYPIKYLALILLTGVVAFSLFILAAKAFPDVMPNRVDTWMSRIENFSNGEDTEADYQIEKAKMAIASGGVQGLGPGKSTQKNFLPQSSSDFIFAIIIEEYGLIGGLFLMTLYLLLLFRIVIASHKADTIFGKLLVIGVGVPIVFQALINMAVAVELFPVTGQTLPLISSGGTSIWITCLAIGIILSVSARRQEIKEQEEREDNPLEILSETI; translated from the coding sequence ATGCAATTAGTATTTAACAATTTAAAAGGAGATCGGTTAATTTGGGCTATTGCAGCGTTGCTTGCAATATTCTCATTCCTTCCCGTTTATAGTGCTGCCAGTAATTTGGCATATATAAGCGGAGACGGTAACACCTTTAATTATTTTGTTAAACATTTTGTGCATTTATTCCTTGGTTTTGCAATTATGTATGGTGTTCACAAAGTGCCTTATAGGTATTTTCGTGGCTTATCTATGGTGATGATTCCTGTAGTACTTGTATTGTTAGCAGCTACAATGTTTCAACCAGAGACTTCAGAGAGTCTAACAAATGCAAAGCGTTGGATAAAAATGCCAATAGTTGGTTTTACGTTTCAGCCATCAACATTGGCTTCTGTGGTTTTAATGGTGTATGTAGCTCGTTATTTATCAAAAATCAAGGATAAAACAGTTACATTTAAAGAAACCATTTTACCACTTTGGTTTCCTGTATTTTTAGTGCTTATATTAATATTGCCTGCTAACTTTTCAACTACAGCCATTATTTTCACAATGATTATAGCTTTGGCTTTTATGGGAGGATATCCTATTAAATACTTGGCTCTAATCCTACTAACAGGAGTTGTTGCTTTTTCATTATTCATTTTAGCAGCTAAAGCATTTCCTGATGTGATGCCAAATCGTGTAGATACTTGGATGAGTCGAATTGAAAATTTTTCAAATGGAGAAGATACAGAAGCAGATTACCAAATAGAAAAGGCTAAAATGGCGATTGCCTCTGGAGGAGTTCAAGGTTTGGGGCCTGGAAAAAGCACTCAAAAGAATTTTTTACCTCAGTCATCATCCGATTTTATTTTTGCTATCATCATAGAAGAGTATGGTTTAATAGGAGGGTTGTTTTTAATGACATTATACTTGTTGTTACTATTTAGAATAGTAATAGCTTCACATAAGGCAGATACTATTTTTGGGAAGCTTTTAGTGATAGGAGTGGGAGTTCCAATAGTATTTCAAGCATTAATAAATATGGCAGTGGCTGTAGAGCTGTTTCCGGTAACTGGACAAACATTACCATTAATAAGTAGTGGAGGGACATCTATTTGGATTACCTGTTTAGCTATTGGAATAATTCTTAGCGTAAGTGCAAGAAGACAAGAAATAAAAGAACAGGAAGAACGAGAAGACAATCCGCTTGAAATTTTAAGTGAGACAATATAA